The Neodiprion lecontei isolate iyNeoLeco1 chromosome 2, iyNeoLeco1.1, whole genome shotgun sequence genome segment TTCGCTGAGTGAATTCCATCGTTCTCCATCCGACGCAGATCCGAACCAAACCGAGAAATTGAAACTGACAACGTCCTCGAACGTtctctggtttttttttttctgttgttACGTAACGTAAGAGGCGTGCGAGAGGGTGAAGATTGCGTGTTTATTCAACTCGAAGTCCCCGCGGTTGTTATTCCCAGTGTATCGACGAAAGCTCGGGTTGCAGCGCAGTCTGTCCTGGCAACCGCACTCCAGCGAGCTGCAAAGTAAAGGACCAAGTTTGCTCTTCGAAAGTCGACGAATTGTAAGGATTGATACGGGTCGGTAACATGCACTTGTCACCCATTCGCCATGCAGACGTGAACAATAAGTGCATGAATCGTTATTTACCGACTCGGAGAGTGCGTCGTCACTTGCTGATCCAGACGGGGTAATTCAACTTGCGCAATGAGGAATGAATAAAAGCAATTTTCCCACGAATGAGTTTCAGCGATTATCCAACGCGGAATTTCCACTCCAGTCCACTTGTTAGGTACCTTAGCTTTCGTACCGTTTCAATACGCGCAGTTCGTCCATGAGAAATGTAGGAAGAGATCGATCTGAGGGTCCGTCAAGTTGACCACCAGCCTTGTCAGTTGCGGTTATCAAGATAATGGGTCAAGGTCTGCGAGCCTCGCTTGCCTACATGTCTATTCCGCGCCCCTGTAATCGGAGATTAACTTGTTTCAATTCTCGCCGCGACGGCGCGTGTACTTAGGGACCGATCGACGCCCGATGGATGCTGCTAGGATTCGTAAACGGTCGGCCCAAAAGggatgtgaaaaaagaaaacgaggGAAAACTCGGCGATAATATACACGGAGATTAAGCCTCGGCTCTTCGTCTTCGAGACCTTTCGAAATCCGAGTGCCAAAAATTAGGCAGCAAAGTTTAATGGACTTCCGAGCAGGATACGGTGGTTACGGATAAATGATGTAAATTTCAAGCTCGTTGacaaagtttaatttataatCGATTTCTCGTTCTCTCGCGCTGTGTAATCCCGCGTTTCCGCTTCACCTAGTTCTACATTCGGCTGAAGAAGTTATAAGATCACGCGGTAACCTGGTCACTGTAAAGACCGTAATCACTTGTCTGATTCAATTCGCTACATTGCACCAATTGTCCAAATCATTACCTTTCGCCTGGCTAATGCTAATTTACAAATCAAATCACGTTCTGGCAtatagaaaaagaagagaaaattaacACGCTGTTGCGAAACGACAGAGGGTGCTCTAAACTTAACCTAGTAACAAACTAGGACACGAATCTTGCGCTCCAATTTTTGCGATATTCGAAAATCGTTCCCAGTTTAGATTCGCAAGCTGAACTTTCACACTTTCGGCTCCAacttcacatttttttcaagaaaattggTCTTCcgttcaaatttcattcattcaagTTTATGGCGGTAATAAGCTGCTCGTAATTCCGATTGGCCGAGTAGGTAAGAGTTCGAAATCACGAAACACTTGTGACGTAGATCGCACGTTGGGCCGAGCGAGGCGCGCGCGCGTGTTTATTCGGCATGTGTGGGGCTAACTGGTCTACAATAATTGTATGATTGTGGAGACTATATTAAGCTTAACTAAGTCACTATTTATATGAGTGCGGACCCGGCAAATCTCTTACTCATCGCCAGACGGCGGATAAGCCCACGTTGCGAAACGTCGAGTCTTTCTATATAGAATTGTAAGTAACGAGAAAAGGAACAACAAAACGCACCGTTTACAGTTTGCTCCTTTCATTTCGTTGTTGCGTTCTTTCACTCGGTTTTCAATTTCTCGACGGATCGGCGAACGATCACTGATCACCGATCTGCCCTTACATCGAGATCGTTGCGATTGAAATGCATTAAAATTTGAACCCGATGTGAAAcgaaaagattaaaaaaaaaaaataaaaatactcatGATTCAAGAAGCTCgtatattttcaacgaaaatcgCTGCGTAATTTCAACACAAGAAACTTAATCTTCCAAACGTGGGTTATCGAAGAACATATTTTAGGGGAATTTTTTCTGACCTGTTGATTCTAAGCACCCACGAAAACTTCGCTACgcaaaaaataagtataataCGTGGGTATTTCTGATCAAATGGAAAGTCTGGTGGGAATTGGTAGAGGCATGTGCAGGGACAGTGactgaaattaaaatattattcaccGTACAGTGATAAAATCAAACCATTTGCACGATTGGAGCAGAGGGAAAAAGGAAGAATAACAAACACTCGAACAATAGTGCAAATCATAGTGCCGCCACGGTGTGTTTTGCGGTATAAATGGCACTGGTTAAACCGATTTTGCCAGGCAGGATGGAGAAAGGACTGGGGTGAGTTGATAAGGTTCTTTCAAACGTAATTTGTGCATTCAGTGTGCTAGCGGCAAATTTATTCGCatgtaatttcattcgttcgtttgAGTAGTTTTACTATGAAAGGCTGTGAATCGTTTGCTTAATTCcgaaaattatgtttaatcattCGCTCATTAAAATTTGCAAAGAATGGAGGAACGCGTATATTTGGAAATAAAAGTACAATCCAAAAGACACTTTGTTCTAATTCAATGTACAAAGTCAGCAATCAACTGCTCGTGAACGTAAATTATTAAAAGAGATGAGACGGCAGAAACTGTTTTTAATGCATGATAATCGAGTTAAACTATCGACCGATTgcatttttgataatattatacataattgcAGACAGCGTCAGAATCGCATGTGTGGAATAGAATTTTTGTGACAAAGTATCAAAGtgtgatttttaaatttttcctctcaattcttcaattttagaCACCACGCACAATTGCTCCTGAATTCCGGCCACCCGAAGGTTCTTGGATCAATCACGAAGAAAGGTGGAGAGAAAGTGTTTCCAGGAAGAAAACACGGAGCACACATCAGCGTCGTAGGAACGAAACATCAGTATTCCTCCAATCCCAGAGGGGTCTTCGCTCAGGTAgctttacgattttttttcactgccTTTTCTCACTCGACTGTTGTTCAGGCTATTCGCGTTTTCACGCTACTCGCAATTTTTCGCACGGAAAAGTGAGGCAAATGGTTCACTAGAAACGTTACTCGTTTTACGAGACTTTTCGCCTCAGGACGGTTATATTGCCGGTGGAAAATAGCTATGATATTATTGCTGCATGTATTCTACAATCTAAACGACAGGTGGGTATAAAGAGTTGACGGAAACTAGTTTCGCGGTTGAGAATactttgctgaaaaaaaaaactgccaacaGTGAATACTGGTAAGACCACATGCCAAAGCTTTTTTACAATAAGTTCAAAACATTTCGCTGCCTTGTTTGTGGTAAAAGTATGAAGATCAGAGTCTAAATAAAGATCAAAATATCAGAGATAAATTCATTGATATCGtgataaaaatgattcaattatttctattgtAAATTTCACTATAATATTGTAGTTTAAGGTTCGCgaaaactttctttttttttttagtaccaGTGAAGaacagaatttgaaaagtcaTTAGTACAATCGCACCTAAATATTAATTGTGGCATTGAAGAAGTCCAATTACGTTTCAATCAATATCTGTATTCTATGGGATAGCAAAttacgaattgaaaataaacatgGTAATTGATTACGATTACTGTAAACACGTTTATGTAGTTTGCTGgtaaaatgtatatttttccctcggaaagaaaaaatcgtgtGTATTTGAACGGCTACAATACACAGCGAACATCGAGCTTCGAACAATGAACACATCTAAATACAATTTCTACCCAAGTAGAAACGGAGTGGGTATAATAACTTCGCCGTGCTAAATTTCTAGACGAGATTGCAATTTCTCAGAAAGTTCTTCTGCGTTAGGACCGCTTGAAGCTATTTAGGAAAATCCTGGAGAATATATTTGAGATCTCTGAAAATCCCAGCACTCCGGGCAAGAGCAATGGTACTCAATAAGTGCTTCCACTTCGGGCGCTTGAACGTGAATGACGTTAAGctggttttaaaaaattcaccattATGATGCCCCCGAAAGTCCAGGATGAAGCTTTCCAAAGAGCTTGTAAATCCGAGATATACAAGACTGCACATCGGTCGGCATCAATTCATCTTAAAGTACAGTTTCAATTAGAGCTTTACCGACTAAGCGGCGACGAATCTTTCCCACATTAATCAGGAACAACTGCTGGTGGAATTGAGCACGTAGCCAACGCGAACAAATTTCAACCGTATATATTACTCGATTTAGTTAATCCAACTTATTCATACCCTCTCACAGCCAAAGAGCCAAGTGCTTGACTAATGAAGCGCAGATCTGATTTGAAGACTGAAAAAACTTGATAAGCATAATGGAACGTGAATTTGATGACTTGACGTCTATCCAAGTTATGAGGAAATTCGTTAAATGATGAATTCACTGAAATTCAAGGTgctttaaacaaatttttacgacTTCATTCACAACTTTAACAGCAGTGATAAATCAGCTCTCATATGTTAATTAAATTCTTCAAAACTGGAGCACGTTGCAACTTTATTACTTGGCCCAAAGCGTTTTCGCTCCCTTCGCCACTGAAGCGTCAAAGACGGTTTATGAAGACAAGGGACGCTGCTCAATCCGGTTAGAGTGGAGTGTATCGTTAAGGTCGTTAGAGTTTATGGTATCATCTAATCTAGCCCCGGAGATTCATTTCACCTTATCCCAACCACGAACTGAgtgagaaattttcttcaaaacttGATCCGTTACACTCAAGGTTTACCGAGTCACTCAGCGTGCTCCGAAACGAGGCGTCAAACGCGCTCCGACACTTCGCCAGGAAATATAATCACACACTCTTGCATGAAGCGCGGTGGTTGACAATTATAGGTTATACGGTGAGGGGTGGCTAGAATATGCTCTCAGTATAATTTGAATCTCGTTACCATGTTTGCCAATTTTCCCCAGCTGTCCGTAAGCCGTAATTTTGGCAAGCTTCACTCGACGAGAGCTTTTCCCGCACATGCATGACGCACACGTTACTTACGACACTCCCTCAAATTATCATCACCGTCATCTTCGTAGTCCGATCATCGCCCAGGTGTACTACCCACTTTCATTGAAGTACAAATATTTGCATGTTTTTTCAGTGCCTCGTTACCGGAGCCGTCCTATTACTCGCGGCCGGATGTGGCATGCCCATAGGATACAGCGCCATACTTCTTCCAAAACTTGCCCAAACGAACGGATCGTTGCAAGTGGACGAGGACCTAGGGTCGTGGATCGGTAAGTCTTGAATGTTGCTGGATCTGTTATTCATGAACGTGGTTAAAATTTACAAGGGCAGCTAAGGAGGGGATCGGGAGGTTTTCGATCGCGTTGGGGGTTGACAAATGGTTGGTAATTAACCGACGCGTGGAAAGCATAGGAAGGCGAGGACTTTCGCCGTAGTAAAAATGGCCGGACCGCATTACTCGGAGATTAGTGAGTAAGGATGTTATTTATTAGATTGCCAGAACCCTCTACTCGATGGTAAAATGACCGTTTAAAGTGGCAAAGAAATTCGCAACTGCCCCACGCGTTGTGTGCGGACAGCGAACTTACTGACCCAgatatgtttttttcattGGATAATATTGTCTCCAGCGACGATATTATAGTAATTCATCTTCCCCCGCAACGCGGCTGTACCGCCTGTCGGTAGGTACTAACAAAGAGGTTAACGATTCACGAACGGCACTATAAAACCCATTTGACAGCTGCTCGAAACTAGATATCTCCATACCGCACACGCCGACAAAGGAGTTTCGCGAAAAGCATCATTTCCCAGACTCTTCCCCAGGATGCCTGCATCAGCAGCTTCCGGAGTTCCGGGGGTGGGACTCCCGACGGCGGCGGGGATAACGAAGGGTCGAAAAAACTGGAAATCATCGACATTATAACCCCGGGGACAACGTGCGACAGGCAATTGACGTCGGACCGAGTCGTTGACACAGATACACGAATTCATTGAATAATTTCGTCTGGTCCTTTTGGGGAACGTGAAACGTCTGTACAATCGTCGGTACTGATTTAAAATGCATTTATTTTCACCACCACGTTGTCAACTCGGTGTCGCTGCCACCGGGGGGTTAATGTTTCGTTGTTTTCGTGCCGAATGGCTGCAAGCTCGGGTCATCCGACAATGAGCGGCACGGCACGTCTCACTCGGTGTACCGAGGGTTCGGTGAATTCGTAGCCAAGGGGCGAAACATCGAATGGAACTTGAAGCTCCGCGGTAAAAACCGATGAACGAGAGGCGTTCGAACCGACGAGGAAAGACGCGATAACGAACCAATCAAGCGTCTCGCCTTCCTTCGTAGAATGgggttgtttttcaaattttcacgactTTCAGCCATCATTATCCCCGAAACTGGGAACAATTTATGGACTTCTGTCCAGGTGTCTTGTGTCACGTTTGTCAAACGGAAATACGTCGCGGATGATGGTTGGACTGGAAGGAGGTGGgatatataattttcagtttcagtCGTGAAATCGGCACGGCAATGATCGTTAGGGTTCCAGAATTACATCGGCGTAAATTTCGGCAGTGCGATTCGGGTACGAAAGTGAGTTAGAAAATTGACGAGCAGAGAATGTTCGGGGTGTGAAAGAAGGCAAGTACCGTACATTGTGGAAGGATCTGGAACGAAGGATCAACGGAAATTGCGGTTGCGTGCGTGTAGAGACGTTGCCAAAACCGGATACCCTGACCTACTGATCAAGCCTGATTTTTGCAAAGACAATTTAGCTATTAGTGTTAAGGGCGTTTTATTTCGTTCTTTCTATATGGCAGTGACAATTTGTCATGCCGTTAGAATTGATTTACTCAAACGGATATATTAACCAGCCTGCACCACCCGTACGCGAACCGTACAACGCGTAGGAAGGAAGTGATATGTGTGTCAAGGTCAACGCATAATGCTTGACCTTCAAAACACTGTAACCACTTCTGCTTTTGCTCGGTATGCAATAATAGATTAATCCCAATTCCCACCACGACGTaccttttattattattataataccgGGCGCAGTTGATGATTGTCCAGCTGAATGCAGTCACCGGCTCCGGATCCCTATACCCGTTGCACTTGATCTTTGATCGTGATCGTTTTTACCTTGTCCCTAAGCCGCGGACCCCGCTCTAGGTCAACACTAGCGCAATTCACGCTGTACGCGTTCACGGGCTTCATTCATTGCTACTGCAAGTATGTAGGTACATACCATAGATTGATCATACTGTTGCAAACAACTGTTGATCGTGGACAATCGTGCCTTTTATAAACGATGATTCGATAAACGGGAACTTCGTCAGTGAAACGCTTCGAACCACACCTCAAATGCGGTTACAGTCATTTTCACTCAACTTCTTTGCGTTTCTATAACAATTATCCATCTACAGATCGTCCTGCATCCCGATGGGACTCAAGCTCCGTTGTATAGTGTAcataaaaaagttttatttccaaCGCGATAATCGCTTGTCATTTAACAAGGAGACTCCTCCCTCACAGTCGTTGCAGCGACACGCCGAGTCGAAGGCGTGAAATGGGTACTGGCAGGAAAGTTCATTACagtcgtttgaaatttttatcaagcagcgggtaattgaaaaagttattAAAAGCTTTTGAGTTTCAATCGATGAATTCCCGAGTAATCAAGTTACTCTGCTCCGTCACGTCGTTCACTCTACGCCACCTTACTTATTCTACAGTCGGCGCCGAATAGGCTGCctccttatttttatttccctttTTCATCCTTTTATATCCTTACTTCTTCGTCACTGTCTCTCAGGGAGTATACAGGCTCTGGACCAAACTAGATTCTATCCAGGTCGCCACCAGACCCATTCAATCCTTTCCCGCTCTATTACGCATTTCCACCGCAGGGTGTTCTACTTGGATTCTTAATCGAGGACAAAAAAAACATCCTCAACAGTTCGAGCGATGATAACTTATAGATACAGTTCTTCGATACACACTCAATTTTTCGGACAGGTCGAGTGTTTCGAGCTTCACGATGTCAGTTCATGTTTTTGTTCCTGAGTTTAGATTATATTTTTCCGTCCTAAATTTCTCTGCAATGTAAGGTCAACGTGTAGTATTATCACAGAAAAAGCAACGCCACATTGCTTCTGTCAAGAAGATACGAAATTTTAGCTTATTGCagtgaaaaagatgaaatcgcgaagatgaaaattaaaaataaaaatgcggTTAGCAAAACAtgactttttatttcaatatccTGGCATTCAAACGTTGAATATCGATGAAAAGgtggataatttttcatttaaatttcaacCAAATTAGTCTTCACGACATCCTTCTTACTATAAGACGACAGATCAATGACACCAGACCCTTTTGTGAAATCCTTTTACGTTTCCCAACGCAGTTGTCTTGGGTTTCTAGAATgtttgcttattttttcaGCCTCGGTACACAGTCTGGCGGCGCCGTTTGGCTCGCTGTTATCGGGTCCCCTGATGGACGCGATTGGCAGAAGGGGAGCGTTGCAAATATCTGCAATTCCGCTAGCCGTAGGTTGGATCGTTATGGGTTTGGCGCAGACCATAACGTGCATTATAGCCGGTAGAATAATGTCAGGATTCGCGGTTGGCCTCGTCGTTGTGCCCGGTCAGGTGAGTTGAGCATAATCACTCGCGTCCTCGCGAAGTTGACATTATCATTTTCCACGCGCAAAAGCCTCTTCCAAAAGCCAAAAGCCCTTCCGGCGTAAGCTTTGCTGCTTTTCTCCGCGCGACGAATAAAGCAACAGCGGTTGTAGGAGGAGTGTTTGGTTCAAAggtgagagagagaacgaaaaaaaagcttcATTCCGACAGGTTCTCCTCGGCGAAATAGCGGATCCTGGCCTTCGCGGCATCCTGGTCGGCGCACCCTTCGCCACCTATAGCTTTGGGATTCTGCTGGTATACGCCCTCGGCGCAAGCTTCGCATGGAGAACGGTCGCCTTCTGCGGAATGATTCTCCCCGGTCTGGCCCTCGTCGCTCTTTGCCTCAGCCCTGAAAGCCCCGTGTGGCTCGTCAGGCGACGGAAAACCGAGGCCGCCAGAAAAGCTCTCTCGTGGTTTCGCGGGGCGGATATGATGCAGGTAAGCCAGCAGCGATCACTGTCGTAGTCCAAATTTTATCGGATTAAGTAAGATTTCGCAAAAACTTTAAGGATACCAATCGGTACATTCGTAACAAATAAGCCCGTAGTCTATAAAAGCTCTCCACTGTTTCTCAGGTGAAAACGGAAATGGCCCAACTTGAGTCAAGAGCCAGAGAAGACATCGCTCGAATATCATCAACGGCCACTTTGCGTCAGCAGGCGTCCTCGGCGTTGTCGAATATCTTGAGTCCCGGAGTCATCAAGCCTCTGGCGATAATAAACgtgttcaattttcttcaGATGTTGTCCGGAACGTACGTCTTCGTCTTTTACGCCGTTGAATTCATCAGGGAAATGGGTAAAACGAATCAAGCTTCACATCGAAAACATTCTCGCTTCCTTTCAACCAATTTTCCTCCCCACTCAGTAACTACTTCCCGGATGACAGCAGACGATGAATTCCCGGGTTTGCTTACTAACGGACAAACTTTTTCCCAATAATTGCGCAGAGGGCGACGGAGTGGATCACTATCTTGTGGCAGTGATCACGGCCGCTGTGAGGTTCGTCTTTTGCCTCGTCTCCTGCGTCCTGCTGCTCACCACGGGCCGAAGAGTTTTGGGAATCATTTCGGCGCTCGGAACAGCCGTTACGTCATTGGTCCTGGCAGGATACCTGCTGGCCAGAAAAGGGCAGCCGACGACCGACGCGGACGTGAGTAATTTACGCTTTACTCTCGTAGACTGAAAAATTCTAGTTGTAGAAGCTATGCATATTCTTGGACcgtgttcaatttttaccgaaactctaagtttataaaaatctaGCATGTAATATCACGTGTCACTATTATTTTCGATTATGGTCATTTCAATTTGtcttttgcttttttcaaactattgatgcaaaaataaatcgatGCTAACGAACGGaatttctctcggtgcagTAATAGGCATTTTTCGAATTCGCAGATGTACGTAGTCGGCACCTGCATAATCGCTTACGTCAGCGCGAACACGGTGGGCCTTTTAACGTTGCCGGGCCTTATGGTAGGTGAGCTCTTGCCCCAACACGCTCGAGGAATAGGCGGCGGTTGCACGTTCTTCCTGTTCAACTTGACTCTCTTCGGAGTGACAAAGGTCTTCCCAGGGGTGAGTGGAAATTTCCTAATTAGTCTAGAGAAACGGCAAAAGTCACGAACAAACGTGATACCACTGGTGCAGAGCTGGGTAGGTTTGAACAGTGGCTTTGTTTACCACCCCGGGGGAATTCTCGGCTCTGAACCGCGGTCAAACATTGCGCTTGTGTACGTCACCCGATGAATCTTCTTCTTTAAAATCAACCCTTTTCAACAGTTCCTCCTCTTCGAGCTCTTATTCATTTCGACGATTTAGGTCAAAGGCGCGATCGGTATGACGGGAATTTTCACGGTATTTGGCGCCTCGGCACTTTTGGAAGCTGTATTCGTCTACGTTGCGTTGCCGGAAGCGAAGGGGAGAACGCTTCAAGAGATAGAAGACTACTTCCAGGTAAGTTTTTCCGCtgttgtgtaatttttttttttttctttctttttttacttccttTTACCGCACCCAACTTCGAAATATATCACGTAACTTTGTATTTAGTTTCATCGTGTGTTTGGTTTATCCTGTTTCAGGAGGGAAATGTTCTCTGGGTTACGAGGAAGAAACAGCCAAAGATAAACTCGGCGACTACCCCTTTGGTCAATGTTTAACGCGTTCACGTGTTATAGATTTAGTTTAGGCGGGGCCTGAGTATTAAATTGTTATATAATAGACATATTGTAAATagaggtgaaaatttttgctgtGGGAACGTTTGGCcaaataatttatagaaaaaaaaataagagttGAAGAGTGGGAACAAGGATAAGAGTGAAAAAGACGGAGATGAAAATGCTGTAATATACGTTAGAtaattcgttattattttttatgtaccTTGATATATACATTATGTTTTTTACTGTTTTCATAACACGACAGCGACGGATGAATAAACGCgcatataaatattgaaaaatacatcTTCAAATTCCTTTTCCACTTCGACGGTAAAACCTGTTCTTCACATCAATGTTTCGTTTAGTGCTTAGAAgtcgtaaataaaaatatatatatatatatatagaaaataTACCGACCGTTGGACATTCCTAGAATTATACAGACCCAGGTTATTAGATCCGGATAAAATAAACCTAGCTGGTTGGAATCCAACAACCTCGACTTAGCTTACCGACCAGAAGAATCACCGCAGTGAAACTTTTTACCACAGTAAAGGAGGAAAACCGGTCGAGGGTAAGGAGATTGTCGGCTGCTGGTGTCTGCAGCGCCCTTTTTCCCCGAATCCCGTGGTAACTCTGACGAAACTCTTTTTCAATATAAGGTCTGTAAGGATAATAAACAAGCGTATTGTTAACTTACCCAATTATTGCAGTTTGGAGATTCGTCGGGTTCTGACTCATGATTGTTCTTCGTTTTCGTTTCTGAAGCCATCGGCCCTAATGCAGAGGTGTCAGCTAAACAGGACGTAATCTTTTCCTTCCTTCAGGTTCAAGGATTCTAAATTCCGTTCAAACTCGCCGTTCGTCATGTCCTG includes the following:
- the LOC107220387 gene encoding facilitated trehalose transporter Tret1-2 homolog isoform X3 translates to MALVKPILPGRMEKGLGHHAQLLLNSGHPKVLGSITKKGGEKVFPGRKHGAHISVVGTKHQYSSNPRGVFAQCLVTGAVLLLAAGCGMPIGYSAILLPKLAQTNGSLQVDEDLGSWIASVHSLAAPFGSLLSGPLMDAIGRRGALQISAIPLAVGWIVMGLAQTITCIIAGRIMSGFAVGLVVVPGQVLLGEIADPGLRGILVGAPFATYSFGILLVYALGASFAWRTVAFCGMILPGLALVALCLSPESPVWLVRRRKTEAARKALSWFRGADMMQVKTEMAQLESRAREDIARISSTATLRQQASSALSNILSPGVIKPLAIINVFNFLQMLSGTYVFVFYAVEFIREMEGDGVDHYLVAVITAAVRFVFCLVSCVLLLTTGRRVLGIISALGTAVTSLVLAGYLLARKGQPTTDADMYVVGTCIIAYVSANTVGLLTLPGLMVGELLPQHARGIGGGCTFFLFNLTLFGVTKVFPGFLLFELLFISTI
- the LOC107220387 gene encoding facilitated trehalose transporter Tret1-2 homolog isoform X1, translating into MALVKPILPGRMEKGLGHHAQLLLNSGHPKVLGSITKKGGEKVFPGRKHGAHISVVGTKHQYSSNPRGVFAQCLVTGAVLLLAAGCGMPIGYSAILLPKLAQTNGSLQVDEDLGSWIASVHSLAAPFGSLLSGPLMDAIGRRGALQISAIPLAVGWIVMGLAQTITCIIAGRIMSGFAVGLVVVPGQVLLGEIADPGLRGILVGAPFATYSFGILLVYALGASFAWRTVAFCGMILPGLALVALCLSPESPVWLVRRRKTEAARKALSWFRGADMMQVKTEMAQLESRAREDIARISSTATLRQQASSALSNILSPGVIKPLAIINVFNFLQMLSGTYVFVFYAVEFIREMEGDGVDHYLVAVITAAVRFVFCLVSCVLLLTTGRRVLGIISALGTAVTSLVLAGYLLARKGQPTTDADMYVVGTCIIAYVSANTVGLLTLPGLMVGELLPQHARGIGGGCTFFLFNLTLFGVTKVFPGVKGAIGMTGIFTVFGASALLEAVFVYVALPEAKGRTLQEIEDYFQEGNVLWVTRKKQPKINSATTPLVNV
- the LOC107220387 gene encoding facilitated trehalose transporter Tret1-2 homolog isoform X2, with the protein product MVENVMNSMVRTREGHHAQLLLNSGHPKVLGSITKKGGEKVFPGRKHGAHISVVGTKHQYSSNPRGVFAQCLVTGAVLLLAAGCGMPIGYSAILLPKLAQTNGSLQVDEDLGSWIASVHSLAAPFGSLLSGPLMDAIGRRGALQISAIPLAVGWIVMGLAQTITCIIAGRIMSGFAVGLVVVPGQVLLGEIADPGLRGILVGAPFATYSFGILLVYALGASFAWRTVAFCGMILPGLALVALCLSPESPVWLVRRRKTEAARKALSWFRGADMMQVKTEMAQLESRAREDIARISSTATLRQQASSALSNILSPGVIKPLAIINVFNFLQMLSGTYVFVFYAVEFIREMEGDGVDHYLVAVITAAVRFVFCLVSCVLLLTTGRRVLGIISALGTAVTSLVLAGYLLARKGQPTTDADMYVVGTCIIAYVSANTVGLLTLPGLMVGELLPQHARGIGGGCTFFLFNLTLFGVTKVFPGVKGAIGMTGIFTVFGASALLEAVFVYVALPEAKGRTLQEIEDYFQEGNVLWVTRKKQPKINSATTPLVNV